The genome window GCGGGTGAACGTCCCCACCAGCACATCGCCGAGGCGATCCATTTCATCGGCTGTCAGGCCCAGCCCCGACAGGATGTTCGACGCGATGTCAGCGGTCTGAGCCAACTCAGTACCACCTGCCGCCGCTAGGTTGAGCATGCCTGGCATCGCGGCCCGGATGGCGTTGGGTTCGAAGCCTGCCATCCCTAGGTAGCCTTGGGCATCGGCGGCCTGTCCTGCGGTGAATTGGGTGGCGCCGCCCAGCTCGCGAGCTTGAGTGCGCAAAGCCTTGAGCGCATCGGCATGCTCATCCAGACGAGTAATCGCCTGCACCTGGCTCAGGCTGGCGTCGAAGTTGATGCCCGGCGATAGCATCCGTGCCCCTGCGTACAACACTGAACCGCTACCGGCAGTTGCGACAGCGCCTTTAGCGGTCAGCTCGCCGGCGCTGCGCCGTGAAGTATCCAATGAAGCCCGCGCAGTGCTCAGGCGCCGTTGTTGTTCATTCAATGCGGCCAGTCGTTTGTATTGTGTGCTTAGGCTGGCATTGGTGGCTCCGATCTGTTGGCGTAGCTGGCGTTCGTCGCGGGCCAGGTGTTGGGTGCTGATACCCGCGCCGGCCAGTCGAGCACGCAGCGCCTGGAGCTGTTCACCTTGCTTGCGATGTTGTTGCTTAAGCGCCTGGGCGGCCCTGACGGCGGCCTGAAAGTGCTTAGTCATGGCTCGCGTCGGCGCCCCGGTCGCTGCGAACTGTTGGCTGAGGGCGCGGACCTTTTCCCGTGCCGCGTTAAGGGCCTCTTCGGTGCGCAGTGACGCCGACCGCTGAGCACGCCAGGCGCTGATGTCTTGCTGTTGGGCATTGAGCGCCTTGAGGCGGTCACGGGTTTCTTTCAATGCGCGAGCGGTGGCGGTGCTGCGTTTGTCGATCACCTTCAAAGGGCCGCTGGCTTTGTCGATAGCGCCCAGGAGCACGCGCAGTTTTAAGTCATTGCCCATCGGTGACACTCCGTGCCCGGGCGCGTTCGCGCCACGCCATCAGTTCTTGCAGGCCCAACGGGTCCATGTCCGTCGGTGCCCAGTGGAAAACCACGGCCAGGTCGGCCATGGCATCTTCTACGCAACGAGGGAGGCATCCGCCTTCACCGACTTCTGCAACAAAAAACCAGAGATCTTGCTGCCACAGGCGAGTAGGTCGGCGGGGTCCATGCCAGCGGCTTCCGGCGCGGTGATGCTTGGGTTGCTGATACGCGGCAGGATCTTGATCAAGGTCGCCACGTCCATGTTCAACAACTCGACCAGGTGCACACCGCGCAACTCACCGGCCTGTGGTTTGCGCAGGGTGATGCTGTCGATCAAGGTCTTTCCCCGGATGATCGGCGTATCCAGGGTGACGCTGTTGTCATCCTCTGGCGGCAGGGCTGTGAGCGTTTCTTCAGTCTTCATGCAAGTCTCCAAGGTTTAGGGGCAGGTCAGATGCCGAGGGCTCGGCGCTGTTTTTCCAACATGTCGACGCCGTCCACGATTTCTATGAAATTGAGCAGGTCGATTTCGATGATCTCTTCGTTGTCGACGATCAACTTGTAATAGCTGCAGGTGGTGGTGATGCTGTGTTCGGTGTCTTCACCGGGTTGCGCTTCACCCATCTCAATCGACTCATGGCGGCCGCGCATCACGATCTCCACGGCGCTGACGGCCTCGGTGTCGTCCTGCTGAAAAGCGCCGCTGAAGCGCAAGGCAATGCTCGAGGCGTTGACGGCACCGAATTGTTTGAGGGCGATCAGATCCAGGCCGCCGGTCTTCCATTCGAACTGAATACCGTCGTCCGAGAAGCCGAGATCAGACTTGACCGGGCCGTTCATACCGCCGCCGCGATAGCCTTCCATTTTGCGGCCGAGCGGGGGCAGGGTGACGGTCTTGACCACGCCCAAGTAGCTGTTGGCGTCGTTGAACAGATTGAGGTTCTTGAGTTTGCGGGGCATGGCCATGGCAGGGCTCTCCGTTGCGCGGTTCAGCTATTGATCTTGTTGGCGAAGTCCATCAGATAGCGGTCGGTGATGCGCTGGCGCAGCGTGAGGTCTTCCAGCGGTGGGACAGGGGTATAGTCATAATCGAGGAACAGCTTGCCGGCCTTGAGGGTGTTCTTGCCGTTGGCGTCGTCTGGAAACCAGCACTTGCCACCGATCAAATAGCCCGTGCCGATCAGCTCGCGGAACTTGGCATTGACCCCTTCGGTGATGTCGCGCACCAGGGACGCATGCAGCGGCTTATCCACCGCCCACATGTGCGCCTCGGCCATGGTGTCGGCGAGGATCTGTGCCGTGCGGGTGTAGTTCTCGAAGGCGAACAGAGGGTCATTGCTGGTGGTGCGGCTGCCCCAAAAGCGAAAGCCGCCCTCGTTGATGAGCGTGGTGACTTCATGGCTGTTGAGGTAGTTGGCGTCGGTGGCCGGGTTTTGCAGATCCCAGAACACGTCGGCGCTGATGCCGGTCACGCCGTTGACGGCGACGTTGGACAGGGTCTTGTGCCAACCCACTTCCTGATCGATCTTGGCGCGCAAACCCAAGGCGTGGGCCACGGCCGAGGCGGTCACCGTGGCGTTGTTGACGGTGTTCCAATTCTGGAATTCGGGCCAGATGACCATCGCTTCACGGGCGCCGAAATTGGCCCGGTAAGCGGCCACCTCTTCCTTGGTTTTGCAGCCCCAGGCGCTGACGTAGGCGAAGCCGTGTACCTGCTGAGCAATAGACACCAGGGCGGTGGCCACCGGCAGGCTGTCCAGGCCTGGCACACCGAGGATGCGCGGCACCATGCCGACGCGGGCCTTGGCGGCGAGCAGGGCTTTCAGGCCGGTGTATTTGCCTTCGGCGGTGGTGGTGCCGATCAGGGCGCTGGTGGTCTCTTCCTCGGTGGCGCCTTCCTTCACGCGCACGACAATGGTGTAGGGCATGGTCTGGTCGGCAATGGCCTGTAGGCTGGACGCCAGGGTGCCCGTGGTACCGGCTTTACCAATGGCGGTTTGAACGTTGGTTATCAGGACCGGCGTGTCGAAGGGGAAGACGCCTGCATCGGCGTCGTCGGCGGTGCAGACCATGCCGACTACCGCGGTGGGGATGGAGCGAATGGGGCGGGTGCCGTCGTTGAGTTCGATGACCCGCACGCCATGGAGATAATCGGTCATGGGGTGCCTGTGCAGTGTTTGAAATGACACTGTACAGGCTGCCGCGATTGCACCGATTGGGCGAGCCGATGGCCTTGTAGGCAGGGGGGCTACAAGCCTCGGCTAGCCCTTTCGGTCACGGCCCCATTGCTAACGCGGATCGACGATATCCAGCGCACGATTGGCCAGCAGTTCGCTCACCTCAATGACTTGCTGGATACCCATCGCAACATGCCGGCGAGAACCTTCAAGATCGAATGCCAGGTCGCTGATCATGGCATTGGCTGACGCCAGGTTTTCGCTGAGGTTGGCGAGTAGGCTTTCAGTGTCGATGCTTTCGACAACAGTGAAGAGCTGATCCGCTGCTGGTTCTTTCTTGGGTTTGGCCTGTTCCGGCTTCAAATAATAATTAAGCGCCCGCTCAGTGGCTTCGTGGAATTTTTCCGGATCGAGGCTTGAGTAGGAAGAGGTGGGATCTGATTCCGGAGGGTTGGGTGTGACCTTGAACATGGTAACGCTCCTATGAGAAATGGGAGTCGTCACGACCTGTCGCTAAACAGAATGGTGGCGACTGCACGCAGGTTAGCGAACCGGACATAGGCACCCGGCAGACTCGAAGGTCTCCTACATACAGCCGCCATAACGTAATTGCGGTTAGACCCCACAATGATTCATGGTTGCTTATGTGCCTATGGTTCGGGTCGCTAAACCCGATCGCTGATTCTTTTCAGCGACCAGGAAACGATAGAGCCCGGCCTCAAGGCGCACAAGCGGGCGGATTCTGGCTTAGTTGTAGGCAAAGGCGCAAGGTAACGTAGCCTTGGGACTGGGATGTGGTATTTCCGAGTATGTAGCTGTAGGGCTCGATACCTACCACCGTGTGAACATTAAACAGATCGGTGTTATTGGTTCTGCACAGCCACCCATGTCGGTGGCGAAGGGCGATGTTCCGAGCTGGGAAAACCGGGTGCTACGGGCCAGTCTCGCGGGGCCTGGACATAGTTCAGCAGCTCTGTTGATTGCTCGTCCGTGAGGGTTGTTGGCCTGGCGGAATCCACCTCGTCACGGTGGCGTTCGCGCAGCCAGCGCACACTGTCGATTTCAGCGTCTCGCCACAGGCGCTCAATGGCTGCCAATTGCTCCAGCGTTAATGGAGCTGGATCGATCAGAATCGGCAAACCCATGGCGTCATGGCTACGCACTTTGCCTGGGGTGGGATTGCCGATCACCTGCTCATAGCATTCGTCTGAGATCTCCACTGCGTCTAACGGAATGTCCTGATGAAGACCAACAATGTAGCTGGTTCCAGTGCTCTTACTGTATTTGCGCATGTTCATCTCCCTAGGCAAATAAATTCGAAGAAGACCTGCACGTCTGGTGCCTTAAGGCCTGAGCTGCTGAGCGATCTTGCCTGCAAGACGACACCGCTGAGAGAGTGGTTATAGCGATTTATGGAGACCGCATTGGCGGAGGAAGTTGATATCGAGCAGCCAAAGTAGCTATTGGGAAAGGCTATTGGCAGGTTTACATGAACTTCATCTGCACCCTCAGGGATCACATTCCGCGTCCACTGAATGATGAGACCACCGAGCCAAGATGGAAAAATGATGTAGCCGTTTGAATGAAGGGCGGTGGCGAAGCCCCATCGCATTGTTTTCGGAGATACCGCCACGGTATCAAGCTTCCCGGCATCTACTTCTGACTGGGTAGCCAATCGTCTGGGCGCATCGTTTTGCGTCACTTGCCGAAATGTCAGTGCTGTGGTGTTCAACTCAATGACGTCGTCTGTAGTCAGCTGCCAGATCGTATCGGCTTGGACAGTGCCTTGCTCAACGGACACAACGAGTGCCGAGGTGACTTTGGCGCCGCTGTCGGCATCCGGGGCTCGTCGCCAAGCTCCTGTAGAGGCTATGTAGAGGCCGTTTTCCTTGGCCGACTTTTGATCTTTTACCAGCACTCGGTCGCCTGCAACCACTGTCTCGCCATCAACTTTCTGAAGGCCCGTCAGCTTGATATTGGTCGTGGTGGCTAGGCGGGCTGACTGCTTATGATCGAGCTTGTACAGCTCTTCTTGGATCTTGTTATCCACATACTCGCGAGTCGCAAGCACTACCGAAGGATCGATCTTCAGCTGAATATTCGCGGTCCCAGTGGTGATGATGTGCATCCGCACGACCTGGTTACGACCGGTGCCTTGTGTCAGCAGAGGTTTGTAACTGGGGGCCGCATTCCCAACGGCGCAAAACACGCCGTCTTTGTCTTCAAGCGCCAACTCGCGCACCCACCAGCCGCCCACGTCAGGCGGCAGAACCACCTCAGCGATCAGAATGTTTGGGTCCGTCGGGGAAACACGCAGCTGATTAAGTTGGGCGCGGTAGACCTGGTTGATCAATTTTGTTTGCGTCGGGCTTGGCACTGGTCGGTGCCGTTGGCGTCACCGATCAGCATGTACTTCGGTTCCCAAGGAATGCCGAGGGCATCGCAATTGGTTTTCTTGGCAGCGCCAAGCGCGGTCAACATGCCGCCGAAAAGCGTTTTCTCATTCACCATGGGGATACACATCCAGTTCGTCGAGGGTGTAAATGCTCATGTTGCTGTAGGCCTGGATGTCCACGTTGATATCGGGATTGCTCCAGGGGTACACATCGATTTCATCGCCGTCGTAAAGCGCGATGCCGATGAAAATGTTCAGTTGGGTTTGCAGAATGATGTCGAGGCCGATCAGGTGTCGGGTCAGAGGCTTGGCGTCATCGATGAGCCATACCAGCTCCTGGTACATCGCTTCGGTGATACCGCTTTCGAGTACGCCTATTTTCAGCGTGAAGGTTGCCCGAGGGCCTTCAGGTTCGGTCTGCCACCACTCCACGATGTCGATCAAATACCCCAACGGCTCGACGACACGGCGCAGCGAGCCGAGGGTGCCTTTGCGCGAGTGGATGTAGTACGCGCTGCGGATGGCGGCACGTTTGGCCGCTTCGCTCCACTGACTGTCCCAGCGATCTACGGAGAAGGCCCAGGCCAGATAGGGCAGCAGCGGTAATGGGCAAAGATCAGGGTTGTACAAAGTGCGCAGCGGGATAGGGACACGTTGGATTTGGGCCAGTGCCTGTGCAGCTTGCCGCTCCAGCGGCGTCGAATTGCTCGGGAGCAGCGGCATGTCGGCCATTATTCAACGCCCCATGCCAGATCAATGTCTGTGCAATACGGGGCCTCGTAAGGTGTGGCGACGATATCGATCCAATCCTGCAGCACGACTTTGCGCACGCCCTCGACATGCAGCGAGGCGTGAATGATCGATTCAGACACTTCCAGGCCCAAGCGACGTCGCTGGTGCACGAAGCTGAATAGCTTCGCGTTTGCTGCCGTCATACTCAGCTCGTTTTCAGGTCCGAAGGATGACGGGAACAGTTTGGCCTTGACTTGGTAAGGGATGATCTTGGCGCTTTGCACGGTCAATCGGTCGCCTACAGGGCGTCGGTCGTCGTCACTGAGATAGGTTTTGACGGCGGCGAGCAGGGCGGGTGGAGCGGTGCCGTCGCCGAGTATCGATTGCACCGTTACCACCGCTTCAGCCGGCAATGGGCTCTCGGCAGTGGCATCAGCGACTTGCCCGTGAGCCGACCGGGCATGAAAGATGTAGCTGTTGCGCGGGCCCGCGGTGCTCAGTCCTTCCCACGCCATCTGCGCCCGTTCTCGCAGACTGTCGTCACTCTCCATCTGCAACGGAATCGGTGGTATGACGGACGGCTTGGCAGCCTGAATGACCAAGCGCCTGACGTTGTAGTTGGCGGCCAGGTTGTCCAGGTCGGTGCCTCTGGCGAGGGCGAGCATATTTGCCGAAGAGGCTTCATTGACACGTTGACGCCAGATCATTTCGCGGTAGGCATTCTCCTGGAGCAGTTTGGTCAACGGCTCCGATTCCAGGTTGAGGCGCGCAGCGATCTCGGCGCGCTCTTCGACGGGCCATAGGCTGATGGCGTAGGCCTTGCGCTCGGCGAGGATCTGCTCGTAATCGATCTGTTCGACCACCTGTGGCGCTGGAAGCTGGCTCAGATCGATGGCAACAAACGAACTCACGCGCTCCCCCCTAAGTGCAGGGGCACACTCAAACTCAGCGGCTGATTGCTATCGACAATACTGCCTTCGATGTCCAGTGACGCCTGGCCTTGCAACGTGGTGCCTAGAAACTGCACGCGGCTGAGGCTGATGCGCGGCTCCCAGCGCATCAGTGCGATAACCGTGGCGGCGTACACCTGTAAGCGGGTGATGTCGTTGAATGGATGGTCCACCAGGTCGGGTAGGAGGCTGCCGTATTCGCGGCGCATCACACGGGTGCCGAGGCGGGTGCTGAGGATGTCGCTCATGGATTGAGCGATGCTTTCTTCGGAGGAGAGGGAAGCCCCGGTGTGTCGGTTCATTCCGGATTCTCCGTCTTGCCGCCACCAGACATGACACCGCCATGTAGATGTTTGACTAGGCTGATGCCGGCCGCCACCACGTCCGCCGAGACGGAGACCTCACCGGTGATGGTCTGGTTGCCGGTCTGGGTGTAGTTGCCCTTGTGTGTGATGTCGCCGACTAGATTGATGCCGCCGGGGCTGGTCAGGGTGGTGGTGCCGCCATCGGTGAGGGCGGCGTTGAGGTGGTGGGCGATGCTGTCGTACTCAATCACCGTGCCGTCGCGGTAGGTGTAACGGTGCAGGCCTTCGCGGTCGCCGTTGGCTGGGATGTGGTCGCTGAATAGGCCTGTCAGGACGACGCCGTTGGCGAGTTGGCCGGAGGGGCTGAAGAGAAGGACCTGCTCGTTTTCTGTCGGAGGATTCCACTCGCGGTCTGCGCCGGCTCGTAGGGCGATCCAAGGTAGCCAGGTCGTGGTGAGGCTTCCGGTTTTTACTCGCACGCGTGGGGGCTTCATCTGGACGGCGGCTATGGTGCCGTAGCGGATGAGGTTTTCGATTAGGCGGGCGAGGGCGGGTAGGTCGTTCATGGCGCCGATGGTGGCGCCAACTCCAGAGAAGGTGCAGCTCTGTAGGCTTGTGAGGTTAGAGCCTACAGATGTGCAAGCGATCAGAGTTCAGCGGGGCAGGGAAAGCAGAAACTCGTCAGTGATTTCGAATAAGTAGTCAGTCGGGTCGCTGCCTTTTTCTTTCATATGCAACATTTTGCATATTTGCTCATCATCGAGAATGATAATAAGCTTCCCAATCTCACGCATCGCCCCCTGCGCCATTTTTATTGCGCTTTCATGTGCGCCTTTCCGCGTAATCATGATGGCGACTTTTCGTAGGCCTTTTTCAAGAAGGTATTTTTCAGTTGTTAGGACTTGGCCTTGTTTGATAGGTTTGGAGTAGTTTTTGAATTCGAAAAGAATATATCTGCTGTGCAGATGCTGAAGAACAAAATTCCAAAATTCAGTCGATGGTTTTATTCTGCACACAAAATCAAAACGATTTAGGTCATCCTCGGTTTTTTGCTGTTTTTTCCAACCTGTCAAATGATCCTTGAAGAGGTATTCAAGTATTTCCCTGCATTTTGTTTCATAATCATTCCACGCTGGCTTTCCGGGTTTTATTGCTCGTAACTCTTTGCATAGAATCGTGCCAGTGGTGTCTACCGATGGAGGTGTCGTATGTTCGGTGGCTTGGAGAGAGCTAATGTCTGCTGCTAAATCGTAGAACTGATCGACGGCAATTGATAAGTCGTCTGGGTTGATTTCAAATAGTGCATGTAGGTCTTCCGTTATTTCCGGGGAGTTAGAGGCTAGGTGCAAAAGGAGCTGCCTATCTAGAACTACGACCCTATATTCTCGTTTGAGATATTCTCTCTGTGCCTCCGTAATGATGCACGAGACGATCAGCATGCCCGATAATTTCGGATTCTTATCCAATTCTTGGCGTATTTGTTGTGCGGCATTACTAAGAAGTTTTAGTTGTGCTCTGTGTGTTTTGTAGTATTTGACCTCTACTGCCCAGATCTTGCTGTTTTGCTTTATAAAAAAGTCGGCGTGTGACGGGGTTTTAGTAAGTAGTGCGAAACCGCTGTGCGTAAGTAATGTGGAGATTGTTTTTTCAAAATTACGAGCTGCTCCGATTAAATCATTCATTTCTTGAGATGCTCTCTCTGACATTTATATCGGTTAACGTTTTAGCATGCTCCATTGCTATGTCCTTCCTTGCTTTCGGTTTGAGTGGATCCACACTGTGTGACTTTCAGCTTCTGGGATGCTGTTGAAAATGTTTCGTTGCCGCATAGATTTTAGTGATTTGCTGCATCATACCGCGTTTTGATGGCTTCTATCGTTGCATCGTCGGCCTGCCAAAATTGATACTCAAGATCAGACCTGAGTCCATTCTTGCGTTTTGTCCAGCTTGTAACTTGACGTCGGAGGACCGTTTTCAAGGTGTCGCCGACCCATACGGCGTGGACGTGATTAGACCCTGTCCAGCCATCGACACCGTCCTTGCGATACCAGGCAATAAAGCCGGTGTTGGTCAGCTCCTTAAGTAAACGCTTTATTTGGGTTTCGTCGAGGCATCGGGTGCTCAGATCTACTGCTCCCGTGTATGCGACTCCATCGATGGCTGAATCGGTACCATGAACATTGCTTGCAGCCGGTGCTGGGTTCCATGCCTGTGTTATTCGTGCGCTTAGCCCCAGTTTGTTGAGACCAGTGAGTGCATTTGGGTAAAGCCCTTCCGGGTGAGGCTTCCTTAGCTTGCAACTTGGGTCTGGAAGCCAGGGATAGTCGTCAGCCCAGGTTTGTAGAGGGGGGAGTATGAATAAAAAACATAAATAAACGAATCTAATTTTCATGGTGGGATTTCTCTTGGTAAGAGAAGTAAGGTACGGCGGTCGGTACAAGGACCGCCGAAATTTATTTGTACATTATGCTCTTCTAATATTCCGAGCTTTTATTACCAGTCGCTTGCGATTTTGCGGGACTGATTCCAGTCATTGATGCAGCGCATTACGCCAGGTATACTCCGATAATCCTCGTCGAGAGATGTGCTGATTGACATGTTGTTGATTGCAGGTAGCATTCCTTTTCCCGCTTCCTCCTTTGAATACAGTCGATCGACCGACGCGGTTAAGTAGTAGGGCTGGTTACCTATAGATTGGATAAAGCCTACTTGATTTTGACTCAGTGATGTATGACAGGCGGCAGAGGATACATCTCTTAGTCCAATGTAGTCGGAGGCATTAGCGATCCTAAGGTTTGTATTCCTGTCGCTGATTTTAATGGTGGGAGATAGGACCTTTTCATGCTCTCCTGTGGTAAGAAGCTTTAGAAAAAAAGTATCAAGGGTCGGAGTGGTAGGTGTAATCATGTCAGCGAGTAGTTTAAATGTCAGATCTCGCTGCGGGTTTTCAACTGTATAACCTAAACACTGCTGCAAAACTTTGGGGGTTATCATGTCTCTGTGATT of Pseudomonas fluorescens contains these proteins:
- a CDS encoding GpE family phage tail protein — its product is MADLAVVFHWAPTDMDPLGLQELMAWRERARARSVTDGQ
- a CDS encoding phage tail assembly protein, translated to MKTEETLTALPPEDDNSVTLDTPIIRGKTLIDSITLRKPQAGELRGVHLVELLNMDVATLIKILPRISNPSITAPEAAGMDPADLLACGSKISGFLLQKSVKADASLVA
- a CDS encoding phage major tail tube protein translates to MAMPRKLKNLNLFNDANSYLGVVKTVTLPPLGRKMEGYRGGGMNGPVKSDLGFSDDGIQFEWKTGGLDLIALKQFGAVNASSIALRFSGAFQQDDTEAVSAVEIVMRGRHESIEMGEAQPGEDTEHSITTTCSYYKLIVDNEEIIEIDLLNFIEIVDGVDMLEKQRRALGI
- a CDS encoding phage tail sheath protein, producing the protein MTDYLHGVRVIELNDGTRPIRSIPTAVVGMVCTADDADAGVFPFDTPVLITNVQTAIGKAGTTGTLASSLQAIADQTMPYTIVVRVKEGATEEETTSALIGTTTAEGKYTGLKALLAAKARVGMVPRILGVPGLDSLPVATALVSIAQQVHGFAYVSAWGCKTKEEVAAYRANFGAREAMVIWPEFQNWNTVNNATVTASAVAHALGLRAKIDQEVGWHKTLSNVAVNGVTGISADVFWDLQNPATDANYLNSHEVTTLINEGGFRFWGSRTTSNDPLFAFENYTRTAQILADTMAEAHMWAVDKPLHASLVRDITEGVNAKFRELIGTGYLIGGKCWFPDDANGKNTLKAGKLFLDYDYTPVPPLEDLTLRQRITDRYLMDFANKINS
- a CDS encoding DUF6124 family protein, whose product is MFKVTPNPPESDPTSSYSSLDPEKFHEATERALNYYLKPEQAKPKKEPAADQLFTVVESIDTESLLANLSENLASANAMISDLAFDLEGSRRHVAMGIQQVIEVSELLANRALDIVDPR
- a CDS encoding phage tail protein encodes the protein MINQVYRAQLNQLRVSPTDPNILIAEVVLPPDVGGWWVRELALEDKDGVFCAVGNAAPSYKPLLTQGTGRNQVVRMHIITTGTANIQLKIDPSVVLATREYVDNKIQEELYKLDHKQSARLATTTNIKLTGLQKVDGETVVAGDRVLVKDQKSAKENGLYIASTGAWRRAPDADSGAKVTSALVVSVEQGTVQADTIWQLTTDDVIELNTTALTFRQVTQNDAPRRLATQSEVDAGKLDTVAVSPKTMRWGFATALHSNGYIIFPSWLGGLIIQWTRNVIPEGADEVHVNLPIAFPNSYFGCSISTSSANAVSINRYNHSLSGVVLQARSLSSSGLKAPDVQVFFEFICLGR
- a CDS encoding phage tail protein I, with translation MADMPLLPSNSTPLERQAAQALAQIQRVPIPLRTLYNPDLCPLPLLPYLAWAFSVDRWDSQWSEAAKRAAIRSAYYIHSRKGTLGSLRRVVEPLGYLIDIVEWWQTEPEGPRATFTLKIGVLESGITEAMYQELVWLIDDAKPLTRHLIGLDIILQTQLNIFIGIALYDGDEIDVYPWSNPDINVDIQAYSNMSIYTLDELDVYPHGE
- a CDS encoding baseplate J/gp47 family protein, which gives rise to MSSFVAIDLSQLPAPQVVEQIDYEQILAERKAYAISLWPVEERAEIAARLNLESEPLTKLLQENAYREMIWRQRVNEASSANMLALARGTDLDNLAANYNVRRLVIQAAKPSVIPPIPLQMESDDSLRERAQMAWEGLSTAGPRNSYIFHARSAHGQVADATAESPLPAEAVVTVQSILGDGTAPPALLAAVKTYLSDDDRRPVGDRLTVQSAKIIPYQVKAKLFPSSFGPENELSMTAANAKLFSFVHQRRRLGLEVSESIIHASLHVEGVRKVVLQDWIDIVATPYEAPYCTDIDLAWGVE
- a CDS encoding GPW/gp25 family protein, with amino-acid sequence MNRHTGASLSSEESIAQSMSDILSTRLGTRVMRREYGSLLPDLVDHPFNDITRLQVYAATVIALMRWEPRISLSRVQFLGTTLQGQASLDIEGSIVDSNQPLSLSVPLHLGGSA
- a CDS encoding phage baseplate assembly protein V; this encodes MNDLPALARLIENLIRYGTIAAVQMKPPRVRVKTGSLTTTWLPWIALRAGADREWNPPTENEQVLLFSPSGQLANGVVLTGLFSDHIPANGDREGLHRYTYRDGTVIEYDSIAHHLNAALTDGGTTTLTSPGGINLVGDITHKGNYTQTGNQTITGEVSVSADVVAAGISLVKHLHGGVMSGGGKTENPE
- a CDS encoding restriction endonuclease, with amino-acid sequence MNDLIGAARNFEKTISTLLTHSGFALLTKTPSHADFFIKQNSKIWAVEVKYYKTHRAQLKLLSNAAQQIRQELDKNPKLSGMLIVSCIITEAQREYLKREYRVVVLDRQLLLHLASNSPEITEDLHALFEINPDDLSIAVDQFYDLAADISSLQATEHTTPPSVDTTGTILCKELRAIKPGKPAWNDYETKCREILEYLFKDHLTGWKKQQKTEDDLNRFDFVCRIKPSTEFWNFVLQHLHSRYILFEFKNYSKPIKQGQVLTTEKYLLEKGLRKVAIMITRKGAHESAIKMAQGAMREIGKLIIILDDEQICKMLHMKEKGSDPTDYLFEITDEFLLSLPR